The following proteins are co-located in the Telopea speciosissima isolate NSW1024214 ecotype Mountain lineage chromosome 9, Tspe_v1, whole genome shotgun sequence genome:
- the LOC122638582 gene encoding uncharacterized protein LOC122638582: protein MPTYLNFPCKTKFLTLTSPRLKTFLLLLSSLCLLYFLVDYRNRICTPVLIQDAPQHSSSSHSPTSINHLVFGIAASSKSWLKRQQYVRLWWKPQGMRGYVFLDRIPHKADNASSDSDSDSLPPLLVSGDTSRFPYTFKSGLRSAIRVARIVSEIVNQNLSDVRWFVFGDDDTVFFADNLVKTLSKYDHNRWFYVGSNSEIFEQNFKNSFDMAFGGGGFAISYPLARVLVRVLDSCLMRYSHLYGSDARVFSCLVELGVGLTHEPGFHQIDIRGDLFGFLSAHPLTPLLSLHHLDAIKPIFPNLSQMQALEHLFKAVEVDPTRILQQTVCYDRSNSRTVSVSWGYTVQVFEGNHYLPDLISLQRTFMPWQRGRNINSSHFMFNMRDFARDPCKRPSIFFFESVLSGSNGIQSNYRRHVFENCMEMGASKYLQQIRVQSQRLDPDIGELQAPRRYCCDILPSSFDKVMDIGIRQCIDGELISMHS from the exons ATGCCGACATACCTCAATTTCCCCTGCAAAACCAaattcctaaccctaacctcACCTCGCCTCAAAACCTTCCTCTtactcctctcctctctctgtctcctcTACTTTCTCGTCGATTATCGTAACCGTATTTGTACGCCAGTTCTCATACAGGACGCTCCACAGCATTCATCGTCATCTCATTCCCCAACTTCGATCAACCACCTCGTGTTCGGCATCGCTGCCTCCTCGAAATCATGGTTGAAGCGTCAACAGTACGTTCGCCTCTGGTGGAAACCTCAAGGTATGCGTGGTTACGTATTCCTCGACCGTATCCCGCACAAAGCTGATAATGCGAGCTCGGATTCGGATTCTGATTCACTTCCTCCTTTGCTTGTCTCTGGGGACACTTCTCGCTTTCCCTACACTTTCAAAAGTGGCCTTCGGTCGGCGATCCGCGTGGCACGTATCGTGTCTGAGATCGTTAACCAAAACCTGTCGGATGTACGGTGGTTCGTGTTCGGGGACGACGACACGGTTTTCTTTGCTGATAATTTGGTGAAGACGTTGTCTAAGTACGATCATAATCGGTGGTTTTATGTTGGGAGCAATTCGGAGATCTTCGAGCAGAATTTCAAGAATTCGTTTGATATGGCATTTGGTGGTGGAGGTTTTGCGATTAGCTATCCGCTCGCTAGGGTTTTGGTGAGGGTTTTGGATTCGTGTCTGATGAGGTACTCGCATCTGTATGGGAGTGATGCTAGGGTTTTCTCTTGCTTGGTGGAGCTTGGCGTAGGTTTAACTCATGAACCTGGCTTTCATCAG aTTGATATTCGGGGAGACCTGTTTGGATTCCTTTCTGCTCACCCATTGACACCTTTGCTATCTCTGCATCATTTGGATGCTATAAAACCTATCTTCCCTAATTTGAGCCAGATGCAGGCTTTAGAGCACCTTTTCAAAGCTGTGGAAGTTGATCCTACCCGGATTTTGCAGCAAACAGTCTGCTATGACCGTTCAAATTCCCGGACTGTCTCGGTTTCCTGGGGTTATACTGTTCAAGTGTTTGAAGGAAACCACTATCTCCCGGACCTCATTTCATTGCAGAGGACATTTATGCCATGGCAGAGAGGTCGGAATATAAATTCAAGTCACTTTATGTTTAATATGAGGGATTTTGCCAGAGATCCATGTAAACggccttctattttcttctttgaaagTGTGCTCTCTGGTAGTAATGGGATTCAGAGCAACTACAGGAGACATGTTTTTGAAAATTGCATGGAAATGGGTGCATCAAAATATTTGCAACAGATCAGGGTACAATCGCAGAGGCTGGATCCTGATATTGGAGAG TTGCAGGCCCCAAGACGATATTGCTGTGATATCTTACCTTCTTCTTTTGACAAAGTGATGGATATTGGCATTAGACAATGTATAGATGGGGAATTAATATCCATGCATTCATAG
- the LOC122638583 gene encoding uncharacterized protein LOC122638583, whose product MSFWPLTSKAPTPLSRLFNLLLMVLCFLCIFFFIASLSILYISSSSSSSSLKSLLRPATSLPAISTPTSLDHIVFSIASSANSWPKRKDYVHLWWKPHQMRGCVFLDTMPSEKNTSNDKLLPPICISEDTSQFRYTNKYGYRSAIRGARVVLETVALNHSNVRWFVFGDDDTVFFADNLVKTLSKYDHNLWFYVGSSSESFEQNSENFFDMAFGGGGFAISYPLARILANTMDSCLVRYPHLFGSDSRIFSCLTELGVGLTHEPGFHQVDIRGDAFGLLAAHPLTPLLSLHHFDSVEPIFPNMTRLQALQNLFEAVKFDPARVLQRTVCYDRWYSWTISISWGYAVQVIEAYKLLPDLLPVEKTFKPWRIKEKIYSNLYKFTTRELHIDPCNRPTIFFLESISFDGKRIKSSYRKVISEDCLKRKGPWILRLEYIRVFSKKMDLDIKQLQAPRRHCCDVLSSSNRSVMDIGIRECREEEQIFMHL is encoded by the exons atgtcgTTTTGGCCTTTAACCTCCAAAGCCCCAACACCCTTATCTCGCCTCTTTAACCTTCTCCTCATGGTCCTCTGCTTTCTCTGTATATTCTTCTTCATTGCATCTCTTTccattctctatatttcttcttcttcttcttcttcttcgcttaAATCACTGTTAAGGCCTGCGACATCACTACCCGCCATCTCAACTCCAACCTCTCTCGACCATATCGTCTTCAGCATTGCTTCCTCTGCCAATTCCTGGCCTAAACGCAAGGACTATGTACACCTGTGGTGGAAGCCACATCAAATGCGTGGCTGTGTATTCCTTGACACAATGCCATCAGAGAAGAATACTTCTAATGATAAGCTTCTTCCTCCTATATGCATCTCTGAGGATACATCACAGTTCCGATACACTAACAAGTATGGGTATCGATCAGCAATCCGTGGGGCACGGGTTGTGTTGGAGACTGTTGCTCTCAATCACTCCAATGTCCGATGGTTTGTCTTTGGGGACGACGACACAGTGTTCTTTGCTGATAATTTGGTGAAGACATTGTCGAAGTATGACCATAATTTGTGGTTTTATGTTGGGAGCAGTTCGGAGAGCTTCGAGCAGAATTCTGAGAATTTTTTCGATATGGCATTTGGTGGTGGAGGTTTCGCAATTAGCTATCCTCTTGCAAGAATTTTAGCAAACACTATGGACTCATGTTTGGTTCGGTACCCACATCTCTTTGGAAGTGATTCAAGGATTTTCTCTTGCTTGACTGAGCTCGGCGTTGGATTAACCCATGAACCAGGGTTTCATCAG GTTGACATAAGAGGAGATGCCTTTGGATTGCTAGCAGCTCATCCATTAACACCATTGTTGTCTCTTCACCATTTTGATTCTGTAGAGCCAATCTTTCCCAACATGACTCGTCTGCAAGCTTTACAAAACTTATTTGAGGCCGTAAAATTCGATCCTGCAAGGGTTCTACAACGGACTGTTTGCTATGATCGTTGGTATTCATGGACCATTTCCATCTCATGGGGATATGCTGTTCAGGTAATTGAAGCCTATAAGCTTCTTCCTGACCTTCTTCCTGTGGAGAAGACATTTAAGCCATGGAggataaaagagaaaatatattcCAATTTGTATAAGTTTACCACCAGGGAGCTTCACATAGACCCATGTAACAGACCCACCATTTTCTTTCTGGAAAGCATATCTTTTGATGGAAAGAGGATAAAGAGCAGTTACAGGAAAGTGATTTCTGAAGATTGCTTAAAGAGAAAGGGTCCATGGATCTTGAGATTGGAATATATCAGAGTGTTCTCAAAAAAGATGGATCTTGATATTAAACAG TTGCAGGCTCCAAGACGCCATTGTTGTGATGTCTTGTCTTCTTCCAATCGCAGTGTGATGGATATTGGTATCAGAGAATGCAGAGAGGAAGAACAAATATTCATGCATCTATAG